Proteins encoded by one window of Halorubrum ruber:
- a CDS encoding CaiB/BaiF CoA transferase family protein, with product MTDTDDTGTDDTGTDDTGTEDGGTGSSASSGRILDGVTVLDLSTFVTGGFCSAMLANQGAEVVKIEQPGYGDAVRHSGPPFIKGESPYYWTLSYGKKSLELDLKNDDAKEALYELVEEADIFIQNFRPGTAERLDVDYDTLTDHNEDLIYLAISAFGQTGPWRERSGYDLLIQGMSGIMSVTGEADRQPVKVGLPMTDLITAMWAAFGATTALYRRERTGEGEYIDLGMLEATLPWLTKQAGMVFAGEETKRMGTKDPVLAPYQTFETKDGFINICILNEKLWGELCEALDRPDLPEDDRFEQNADRVEHLDELEAEIEATLADKTTDEWIEVIAEDAGVPAGPVYSVEEALNSEQIEARGTVTEIDHPELGEVPVIEHPLKFRNAESGFELPPPLLGEHNREVFREHGYSEAEIDRLAELGVFGDDAEDADADD from the coding sequence ATGACGGATACCGACGACACCGGTACCGACGACACCGGTACCGACGATACCGGTACCGAAGACGGCGGCACCGGGAGTTCCGCGAGCAGCGGACGAATCTTGGACGGCGTCACCGTTCTCGACCTCTCGACGTTCGTCACCGGCGGCTTCTGCTCGGCAATGCTCGCGAACCAGGGCGCGGAGGTCGTCAAGATCGAACAGCCCGGCTACGGCGACGCAGTCCGCCACTCCGGGCCGCCGTTCATCAAGGGCGAGTCCCCGTACTACTGGACACTGAGTTACGGGAAAAAGAGCCTCGAACTCGACTTGAAGAACGACGACGCGAAGGAGGCGCTGTACGAGCTGGTCGAGGAGGCGGACATCTTCATCCAGAACTTCCGCCCGGGCACCGCGGAGCGGCTCGACGTCGACTACGACACGCTCACTGACCACAACGAGGACCTGATCTACCTCGCGATCTCCGCGTTCGGACAGACCGGTCCGTGGCGCGAGCGGTCCGGGTACGACCTCCTCATCCAGGGGATGAGCGGGATCATGAGCGTCACCGGCGAGGCGGACCGCCAGCCGGTCAAAGTGGGCCTCCCGATGACCGACCTCATCACCGCGATGTGGGCGGCCTTCGGCGCGACGACCGCCCTCTACCGCCGAGAGCGGACGGGCGAGGGCGAGTACATCGACCTCGGTATGCTCGAAGCAACCCTGCCGTGGCTCACCAAGCAGGCCGGCATGGTGTTCGCGGGCGAGGAGACGAAGCGTATGGGAACCAAAGACCCCGTCCTCGCCCCGTACCAGACGTTCGAGACGAAGGACGGGTTCATCAACATCTGTATCCTCAACGAGAAGCTCTGGGGCGAGCTCTGCGAGGCGCTCGACCGGCCCGACCTCCCCGAGGACGACCGGTTCGAGCAGAACGCCGACCGCGTGGAACACCTCGACGAACTCGAGGCCGAGATCGAGGCCACGCTCGCGGACAAGACGACCGACGAGTGGATCGAGGTCATCGCGGAGGACGCCGGCGTCCCCGCCGGCCCGGTGTACAGCGTCGAGGAGGCGCTCAACAGTGAGCAGATCGAGGCCCGGGGCACCGTCACCGAGATCGACCACCCCGAACTCGGCGAGGTCCCTGTGATCGAACACCCGCTCAAGTTCCGCAACGCCGAGAGCGGCTTCGAGCTCCCGCCGCCGCTGCTCGGCGAACACAACCGCGAGGTGTTCCGGGAACACGGCTACTCGGAGGCCGAAATCGACCGCCTCGCCGAACTGGGCGTGTTCGGCGACGACGCCGAGGACGCGGACGCCGAC
- a CDS encoding S26 family signal peptidase, whose amino-acid sequence MDEGDRPTDTDGSAGRDERVEDQSGAAPDESDDVVPDRSDHNISGRSDDEVSDESDRATSGDSDDETDSEREADLGDEPESSREAVGSGESDTGSGAQGASESVGDPAFETEETTTADESLVHRFRHDREGALMWIREMLASVGVVLLVGLLLFGVSGVWPPMVAVESGSMEPNMQVGDLVFVTEPGRLAPDAAENGVGVVTHEVGQEVDYRTFGSYGSVMIYTPPGRTGSPIIHRAMFHVTEGENWYDRADPEHHNAVDCGSLANCPAPHDGYITLGDNNGAYDQASGLSPPVRAEWVNGVARLRVPYLGYIRLIATGQVELNEAITRTVGSALPAAMESGLPAVDSTPASSATAA is encoded by the coding sequence ATGGACGAAGGGGATCGGCCGACGGACACCGACGGGTCGGCCGGTCGAGACGAGCGGGTCGAAGACCAATCCGGGGCGGCTCCCGACGAATCGGATGACGTAGTTCCCGACCGGTCAGACCACAATATTTCCGGCCGATCGGACGACGAGGTTTCCGACGAGTCCGACCGCGCGACCTCCGGTGACTCGGACGATGAAACCGATAGCGAGCGCGAAGCCGACCTCGGGGACGAGCCCGAATCATCCAGGGAAGCCGTTGGTTCCGGGGAATCCGACACCGGGAGCGGAGCGCAGGGCGCATCGGAATCGGTCGGAGATCCCGCGTTCGAGACGGAAGAGACGACGACGGCCGACGAGTCGCTGGTACATCGGTTCCGCCACGACCGGGAGGGCGCGCTGATGTGGATCCGGGAGATGCTGGCGAGCGTCGGCGTCGTCCTCCTCGTCGGCCTGCTGCTGTTCGGCGTCAGCGGCGTGTGGCCGCCCATGGTCGCCGTCGAGTCGGGGAGCATGGAGCCGAACATGCAGGTCGGCGACCTCGTGTTCGTCACCGAGCCCGGGCGGCTCGCGCCGGACGCAGCCGAGAACGGCGTCGGCGTCGTCACCCACGAGGTGGGCCAAGAGGTCGACTACCGGACGTTCGGGTCCTACGGGTCGGTGATGATATACACGCCTCCGGGGCGGACCGGGTCACCGATCATCCACCGAGCCATGTTCCACGTTACCGAGGGCGAGAACTGGTATGACCGCGCCGACCCCGAGCACCACAACGCCGTCGACTGCGGGTCGCTCGCCAACTGCCCGGCGCCGCACGACGGGTACATCACCCTCGGCGACAACAACGGCGCCTACGACCAGGCGAGCGGCCTCTCCCCGCCGGTCAGGGCCGAGTGGGTGAACGGGGTCGCGCGGCTCCGAGTCCCGTATCTCGGGTACATCCGGCTGATCGCGACGGGACAGGTGGAGCTGAACGAGGCGATCACGCGGACGGTGGGAAGCGCCCTCCCGGCGGCGATGGAGAGCGGTCTTCCGGCGGTGGATTCGACCCCCGCTTCGTCCGCCACGGCGGCGTGA
- a CDS encoding DNA-directed DNA polymerase II small subunit, whose translation MTGRELRHPIRREPPRIGLRPARLDRPTRRCPSADPLRPLRRLWRVPFISFRVARIPPSLAAPRARPLRRLRNGFARDPPFGYRAAGVERPDRESPRRARLQRRARGGHPARGRDRSDRRRCGRRRPRPRRRPSDHRRPRARGDRRDRGIGRVPDETGQSPVETKGSTGAEAAETEAGSGVATNGVADAGATESVASDSLTADSPTADSTTTDSVATDSTTTDSAQSTGAERSRGPDLRDLEVGNDMTGRSTGTGEYSDFVTTFRDRYERLSKILRGRVNHRPAEAIADMPGGSDAAMIGLVNDVRSTKSGHWLIELEDTTGTFPALVMKDKGLADVVDEILLDECVAVEGTLADDAGILFADSLHFPDVPRTYHPGGADRHVQAALISDVHVGSDEFMADAWHSFTDWLHTEEADPVEYLLLAGDMVEGVGVYPDQDEELEIVDIYEQYEVFAEHLKEVPADTEVVMIPGNHDAVRLAEPQPGFNDEIREIMDVHDARIVSNPATVSVEGVEVLMYHGVSLDEVIAELPEEKASYDEPHKAMYQLLKKRHVAPQFGGHTRVAPEERDYLVMEDVPDVFHTGHVHKLGWGKYHNVLAVNSGCWQAQTDFQKSVNIDPDAGYAPILDLDTLDMTVRKFS comes from the coding sequence CTGACCGGTCGGGAACTACGTCATCCGATTCGTCGGGAGCCGCCCCGGATTGGTCTTCGACCCGCTCGTCTCGACCGGCCGACCCGTCGGTGTCCGTCGGCCGATCCCCTTCGTCCATTACGTCGCCTTTGGAGGGTTCCGTTCATAAGCTTCCGGGTCGCGCGGATTCCGCCCTCGCTCGCGGCCCCGCGCGCTCGGCCCCTCCGACGGCTCCGGAACGGTTTTGCCCGCGACCCTCCTTTCGGGTATCGTGCCGCTGGAGTCGAACGCCCGGATCGCGAAAGCCCTCGCCGAGCGCGGCTACAACGCCGAGCGCGAGGCGGTCACCCTGCTCGCGGGCGCGACCGATCCGACCGCCGCCGTTGCGGCCGCCGTCGACCGCGCCCCCGACGACGCCCTTCGGATCACCGCCGACCACGTGCGCGAGGCGATCGCCGAGACCGAGGAATCGGCCGCGTCCCCGACGAAACCGGACAATCTCCAGTTGAAACGAAGGGGTCCACGGGCGCCGAAGCCGCGGAGACCGAAGCGGGTTCCGGAGTCGCGACGAACGGCGTCGCGGACGCCGGGGCTACCGAGTCCGTCGCCAGCGACTCCCTCACCGCCGACTCCCCGACTGCCGACTCTACCACCACCGATTCCGTCGCTACCGACTCCACAACCACTGACTCCGCGCAGTCGACCGGTGCCGAACGCTCCCGGGGCCCCGACCTGCGCGACCTCGAAGTCGGAAACGACATGACCGGGCGTAGCACCGGGACGGGCGAGTACTCCGACTTCGTCACGACGTTCCGCGACCGCTACGAACGGCTCTCGAAGATCCTCCGCGGCCGCGTCAACCACCGGCCTGCGGAGGCGATCGCGGACATGCCGGGTGGGAGCGACGCCGCGATGATCGGCCTCGTCAACGACGTGCGCTCCACGAAGTCCGGCCACTGGCTGATCGAGTTGGAGGACACGACGGGAACCTTCCCCGCCCTCGTGATGAAGGACAAGGGCCTCGCCGACGTCGTCGACGAGATCCTCTTAGACGAGTGCGTCGCCGTCGAGGGGACGCTCGCGGACGACGCCGGCATCCTCTTCGCGGACTCGCTCCACTTCCCCGACGTCCCTCGCACTTATCATCCCGGGGGGGCCGACCGCCACGTTCAGGCCGCGCTGATCTCCGACGTCCACGTCGGCAGCGACGAGTTCATGGCCGACGCGTGGCACAGCTTCACCGACTGGCTCCACACCGAGGAGGCCGACCCCGTGGAGTACCTGCTGCTCGCGGGCGACATGGTCGAGGGCGTCGGCGTCTACCCCGACCAGGACGAGGAGCTGGAGATCGTCGACATCTACGAGCAGTACGAGGTCTTCGCGGAGCACCTCAAGGAGGTGCCCGCGGACACCGAGGTCGTGATGATCCCGGGCAACCACGACGCGGTCCGCCTCGCCGAGCCGCAGCCCGGGTTCAACGACGAGATCCGGGAGATTATGGACGTCCACGACGCGCGGATCGTCTCGAACCCGGCCACCGTCTCGGTCGAGGGCGTCGAGGTACTGATGTACCACGGCGTCTCGCTCGACGAGGTGATCGCGGAGCTCCCCGAGGAGAAGGCCAGCTACGACGAGCCCCACAAGGCGATGTACCAGCTGTTAAAGAAGCGCCACGTCGCGCCGCAGTTCGGCGGTCACACCCGCGTCGCGCCGGAGGAGCGCGACTACCTCGTGATGGAGGACGTGCCCGACGTGTTCCACACCGGCCACGTCCACAAGCTCGGCTGGGGGAAGTACCACAACGTGCTCGCTGTCAACTCCGGCTGCTGGCAGGCCCAGACCGACTTCCAGAAGTCCGTCAACATCGACCCCGACGCCGGCTACGCGCCCATCCTCGACCTCGACACCCTCGACATGACGGTCCGGAAGTTCTCGTAG
- a CDS encoding Cdc6/Cdc18 family protein, with amino-acid sequence MDEGDHTPRADGGIDPDDGDESDHSSDSEDSSPSRSSTPDADGFAVEGSETDESEDEDPEAEDPDIEDPDIEDFDPDAPTETGGDNSTEADPTTPTEADPTTPTEADSGGLSESDPDTGLNVEDGTSHDTPDVESIDSDADTPSISTDARPETAGLDNGGRDRSSPDVDFDGVVLDDDDEDNQGLFDDLLSGEPIFENKEVLRPSYTPHELPHRNDQINRMATILVSALRGETPSNILIYGKTGTGKTASAKFVSQELESTSQKYDVPCEVEYINCEVTDTQYRVLAQLANTFIEENQAVIADRLERLETLRGDATDAEDTAGRDAAAALADTEFDSVDEIDERIETLEDDADEMEEVPMTGWPTDRVYSTFFEAVDYHERVVVIMLDEIDKLVEKSGDDTLYNLSRMNSELDRSRISIMGISNDLKFTDFLDPRVKSSLGEEEIVFPPYDANQLRDILQHRADTAFKPDALTDDVIPLCAAFAAQEHGDARRALDLLRTAGELAERSQAEIVAEKHVRQAQDKIELDRVVEVVRTLPTQSKIVLFAVILLEKNGVHNINTGEVFNIYKRLCEEIDADVLTQRRVTDLISELDMLGIVNAVVVSKGRYGRTKEMGLSVPVEETEAVLLSDSRLGDIENAQPFVQARFDN; translated from the coding sequence ATGGACGAAGGCGATCACACACCGCGGGCCGACGGCGGTATCGACCCGGACGACGGCGACGAATCGGACCACAGTAGCGACTCCGAGGACTCATCGCCCAGCCGCTCTTCGACTCCCGACGCCGACGGCTTCGCCGTCGAGGGCTCCGAAACCGACGAGTCCGAGGACGAGGATCCCGAAGCCGAGGACCCCGATATCGAGGACCCCGATATCGAGGATTTCGACCCCGACGCTCCAACCGAAACGGGGGGCGACAACTCGACTGAAGCCGACCCGACTACCCCAACCGAAGCCGATCCGACCACCCCAACCGAAGCCGACTCCGGCGGTCTTAGCGAATCCGACCCCGATACCGGCCTCAACGTCGAAGACGGAACGAGTCACGATACGCCAGACGTCGAATCGATCGACTCGGACGCCGATACGCCTTCCATCTCGACCGACGCTCGACCCGAAACGGCGGGGCTCGACAACGGCGGTCGCGACCGGTCGTCGCCCGACGTCGACTTTGACGGCGTCGTCCTCGACGACGACGACGAGGACAACCAAGGCCTGTTCGACGACCTCCTCTCCGGCGAACCGATCTTCGAGAACAAGGAGGTTCTCCGCCCCTCGTACACCCCGCACGAACTCCCGCACCGCAACGACCAGATCAACCGGATGGCGACCATCCTCGTCTCCGCGCTCCGCGGCGAGACCCCGTCGAACATCCTCATCTACGGGAAGACGGGGACCGGGAAGACCGCGTCGGCGAAGTTCGTCTCTCAGGAGCTGGAGTCCACCTCCCAGAAGTACGACGTCCCCTGTGAGGTCGAGTACATCAACTGCGAGGTGACCGACACCCAGTACCGCGTCCTCGCCCAGCTCGCGAACACGTTTATCGAGGAGAACCAGGCGGTGATCGCCGACCGCTTAGAGCGGCTCGAAACCCTCCGAGGGGACGCGACGGACGCCGAGGACACGGCCGGTCGCGACGCGGCAGCCGCCCTCGCCGACACCGAGTTCGACTCGGTCGACGAGATCGACGAGCGCATCGAGACCCTCGAAGACGACGCCGACGAGATGGAGGAGGTGCCGATGACGGGGTGGCCCACCGACCGCGTCTACTCGACGTTCTTCGAGGCGGTCGACTACCACGAGCGCGTGGTTGTGATCATGCTCGACGAGATCGACAAGCTCGTCGAGAAGAGCGGCGACGACACCCTCTATAACCTCTCCCGGATGAACTCCGAGCTCGACCGCTCGCGCATCTCGATCATGGGCATCTCGAACGACCTGAAGTTCACCGACTTCCTCGACCCCCGCGTCAAGTCGAGCCTCGGCGAGGAGGAGATCGTCTTCCCACCGTACGACGCCAACCAGCTCCGCGACATCCTCCAGCACCGCGCCGACACCGCGTTCAAGCCCGACGCGCTCACCGACGACGTGATCCCGCTGTGCGCCGCCTTCGCCGCGCAGGAACACGGCGACGCGCGCCGCGCGCTCGACCTCCTCCGCACCGCCGGCGAGCTCGCCGAGCGCTCGCAGGCCGAGATCGTCGCGGAGAAACACGTCCGGCAGGCGCAGGACAAGATCGAGCTCGACCGCGTCGTCGAGGTCGTCCGCACGCTCCCCACCCAGAGCAAGATCGTCCTGTTCGCCGTCATCCTCCTCGAGAAGAACGGCGTCCACAACATCAACACCGGTGAGGTGTTCAACATCTACAAGCGGCTCTGCGAGGAGATCGACGCCGACGTCTTGACCCAGCGGCGCGTCACCGACCTCATCAGCGAGCTCGACATGCTGGGGATCGTCAACGCCGTCGTCGTCTCGAAGGGCCGCTACGGCCGAACGAAGGAGATGGGCCTCTCGGTGCCCGTCGAGGAGACCGAGGCGGTCCTCCTGTCGGACTCGCGGCTCGGCGACATCGAGAACGCGCAGCCGTTCGTTCAGGCCCGGTTCGACAACTGA